A window of Tripterygium wilfordii isolate XIE 37 chromosome 7, ASM1340144v1, whole genome shotgun sequence contains these coding sequences:
- the LOC120001755 gene encoding uncharacterized protein LOC120001755 has translation MALSSGILSTFMSAETAPLLKSSSSPALCLPRLRSNLRMVRTLTYATASKMATGERQPRGIMKPRRVSPEMQAVVGAPEISRTQALKRIWAHIKENNLQDPENKKIIVCDEKLKKIFGGKDRVGFLEIAGLISPHFLK, from the exons atggcacTCTCCTCCGGCATTCTCTCCACCTTCATGTCCGCCGAGACGGCGCCGCTACTCAAGTCTTCATCGTCCCCAGCCCTCTGCCTCCCTCGACTTCGTTCTAACCTGCGGATGGTGCGCACCTTAACCTACGCCACCGCTTCCAAGATGGCCACTGGAGAGCGCCAGCCTCGAGGCATAATGAAGCCACGCCGCGTCTCCCCTGAAATGCAAGCTGTCGTTGGCGCTCCTGAAATTTCTCGCACTCAGGCTCTCAAGCGAATTTGGGCTCATATTAAGGAAAACAATCTCCAG GATCCTGAAAACAAGAAGATTATAGTTTGTGACGAGAAGCTGAAGAAGATTTTTGGCGGAAAAGATAGGGTTGGGTTTCTTGAGATTGCAGGATTGATTAGTCCCCATTTCCTTAAATGA
- the LOC120002729 gene encoding classical arabinogalactan protein 9-like, with protein MVRQRLGIYVTLICIVIAGARGQSPPTSPTTTPAPPTPTTPTTSPPPTTTAPPTPTTQPPPVSAPPPVTTSPPPASTPPPVSSPPPATPPPVSAPPPATPPPASPPPVTPPPASPPPATPPPSSPPPASPPPATPPPATPPPATPPPATPPPASPPPATPPPAPLASPPALVPSTAPAPGPSKKAKAPSPLGLSPPAPPTGAPGPSLEATSPGPSGSTDQSGVQKLWCMRGLVGSLIFGWAFLWFSL; from the exons ATGGTGCGTCAAAGACTCGGAATCTATGTCACATTGATCTGCATTGTCATTGCTGGTGCTAGAGGTCAATCTCCGCCAACGTCTCCGACGACGACGCCAGCACCTCCAACCCCTACCACACCGACAACGTCTCCGCCTCCAACCACCACCGCTCCACCCACACCAACCACTCAACCTCCTCCTGTCTCAGCACCACCACCAGTGACCACTTCTCCGCCCCCAGCGTCAACTCCCCCGCCGGTGTCGTCTCCACCACCGGCAACTCCTCCTCCTGTCTCCGCTCCACCACCAGCTACTCCTCCACCAGCATCGCCTCCTCCAGTAACACCGCCTCCCGCATCTCCACCACCGGCAAcacctcctccttcttctccaCCACCGGCGTCTCCTCCTCCCGCTACTCCACCACCGGCGACACCTCCTCCTGCTACTCCACCACCGGCGACACCTCCTCCGGCGTCTCCTCCTCCTGCTACTCCGCCACCAGCTCCTCTGGCATCTCCGCCTGCTCTAGTTCCAAGTACAGCTCCAGCTCCAGGTCCTAGCAAGAAGGCGAAAGCACCATCTCCTTTGGGCTTGAGCCCACCAGCGCCGCCCACAGGGGCCCCTGGGCCTAGTCTAGAGGCAACCTCTCCCGGGCCATCCGGCTCAACCGACCAG AGTGGAGTGCAGAAGCTGTGGTGTATGCGGGGCTTGGTGGGGAGCTTGATCTTTGGATGGGCATTCCTCTGGTTTTCACTTTAG